A genomic region of Ictalurus furcatus strain D&B chromosome 29, Billie_1.0, whole genome shotgun sequence contains the following coding sequences:
- the LOC128604059 gene encoding uncharacterized protein LOC128604059, translating to MLKTKLNAAAGIEVFVDVFAEVVFVEEVFVEVVFVEVVFVEVVFVEEVFVDVLGIEDVFVEVVFVEDVFVEDVFVDVLGVEDVFVEVVFVEVVFVEEVFVEEVFVEEVFVEEVFVDVLGVEDVFVEVVFVEEVFVEEVFVDEDVFVEEVFVDVLGVEDVFVEVVFVEEVFVDVLGVEDVFVEVVFVEVVFVDEDVFVEEVFVDVLGVEDVFVEVVFVEEVFVDVLGVEDVFVEVVFVDEDVFVEEVFVDVLGVEEVFVEVVFVEVVFVEEVFVEVVFVEVVFVEEVFVEDVFVEVVFVEEVSGDVLEFEVVFVEVVFVDDVFVEVVFVEFVFVEVVFVEVMFVEVVFVEEVSGDVLEFEVTFVEVVSVDDVFVDEVSGDVLGVEEVFVEVMFVEVVFVEVVFVDVLEVEVVFVEEVFVKEVFVDVLEFEVLFVEVVFVEVVFVEEVFVDVLEFEDVFVDVVFVEVVFVEEISGDVLEFEVMFVEVVSVDDVFVEEVSGDVLGVEEVFVEDMFVDVVFVEVVFVEVVSGDVLEFEVVFVEVMFVEEVFVEVMFVEVVFVEVVFVEVVFVEEVSRDVLEFEVVFVEVVFVEVVFVEEVSGDVLEFEVVFVEVVFVEVVFVEEVFGDVLEFEVLFVEDVFVEVVFVEEVSRDVLEFEVVFVEVVIVEEVFVDVLGVEEVFVEVMFVEEVSGDVLEFEVMFVEVVSFDDVFVEEVFVDVLEFEDVFVDDVFVDDVFVEVVFVEDVSGDVLEFEVVFVEVVFVEEVSGDVLEFEVVFVEVVFVEEVFVDMLGVEDVFVEVVFVEEVSGDVLEFEVVFVEVVSVDDVFVEEVFVDVLEFEDVFVDDVFVEEVSEDVLEFEVMFVEVVSVDDVFVEEVFVDVLEFEDVFVDDVFVEEVSGDVLEFEDVFVEVVFVEEVSGDVLEFEVMFVEVVSVDDVFVEEVFVDVLEFEDVFVDDVFVEEVSGDVLEFEVLFVEDVFVEVVFVEEVSRDVLKFEVVFVEVVFVEEVSGDVLEFEVLFVEDVFVEVVFVEEVSRDVLEFEEVFVEEVFVEEVSGDVLEFEVVFVEVMFVEEVFADMLGVEEVFVEVMFVEEVSGDVLEFEVVFVEVVFVEEVSGDVLEFEVVFVEVVFVEEVSGDVLEFEVVFVEVVFVEEVSRDVLEFEVVFVEVVFVEEVFADMLGVEEVFVEVVFVEEVSGDVLEFEVMFVEVVSVDDVFVEEVFVDVLEFEDVFVDDVFVEEVSGDVLEFEDVFVEDVFVEVVFVEVVFLEEVSRDVLEFEVVFVEVMFVEELFADMLGVEEVFVEVVFVEEVSGDVLEFEVMFVEVVSVDDVFVEEVSGDVLEFEDVFVDDVFVDDVFVEVVFVEEVSGDVLEVEVVFVEVVIVEEVSGDVLKFEVMFVEVVSVDDVFVEEVSGDVLEFEDVFVDDMFVEDVSGDVLEFEFVLGEVVFVEVVFVEVVFVEVFVEEVFVTIN from the exons ATGCTAAAGACCAAGTTGAATGCTGCAGCTGGTATAGAAgtgtttgtagacgtgtttgctgaagtggtgtttgttgaagaggtgtttgttgaagtcgtgttCGTTGAAGTCGTGTTcgttgaagtcgtgtttgttgaagaggtgtttgtagacgtgctcggaattgaagacgtgtttgttgaagtcgtgtttgttgaagacgtgtttgttgaagacgtgtttgtagacgtgctcggggttgaagacgtgtttgttgaagttgtgtttgttgaagttgtgtttgttgaagaggtgtttgttgaagaggtgtttgttgaagaggtgtttgttgaagaggtgtttgtagacgtgctaggggttgaagacgtgtttgttgaagtc gtgtttgttgaagaggtgtttgttgaagaggtgtttgtagatgaagatgtgtttgttgaagaggtgtttgtagacgtgctaggggttgaagacgtgtttgttgaagtcgtgtttgttgaagaggtgtttgtagacgtgctcggggttgaagaCGTGTTCGTTGAagttgtgtttgttgaagtcgtgtttgtagATGAAGACGtatttgttgaagaggtgtttgtagacgtgctcggggttgaggacgtgtttgttgaagtcgtgtttgttgaagaggtgtttgtagacgtgctcggggttgaagacgtgtttgttgaagttgtGTTTGTAGATGAAGACGtatttgttgaagaggtgtttgtagacgtgctcggggttgaagaggtgtttgttgaagtcgtgttcgttgaagtcgtgtttgttgaagaggtgtttgttgaagtcgtgttcgttgaagtcgtgtttgttgaagaggtgtttgttgaagacgtgtttgttgaagtggtgtttgttgaagag gtttCTGGAGACGTGCTCGAgtttgaagtggtgtttgttgaagtggtgtttgttgacgacgtgtttgttgaagtcgtgtttgttgaatttgtgtttgttgaagtcgtgtttgttgaagtcatgtttgttgaagtcgtgtttgttgaagaggtttCTGGAGACGTGCTTGAGTTTGAAGTCACGTTTGTTGAAGTCGTGTCTGTTGATGACGTGTTTGTAGACGAGGTTTCTGgagacgtgctcggggttgaagaggtgtttgttgaagtcatgtttgttgaagttgtgtttgttgaagtcgtgtttgtagacgtgctcgaggttgaagtcgtgtttgttgaagaggtgtttgttaaagaggtgtttgtagacgtgctcgagtttgaagtattgtttgttgaagtggtgtttgttgaagtggtgtttgttgaagaggtgtttgtagacgtgctcgaatttgaagacgtgtttgttgacgttgtgtttgttgaagtggtgtttgttgaagagatTTCTGGAGACGTGCTCGAGTTTGAAGTcatgtttgttgaagtcgtgtCTGTTGacgacgtgtttgttgaagaggtgtctggagacgtgctcggggttgaagaggtgtttgttgaagacatGTTTGTTGacgtggtgtttgttgaagtggtgtttgtagaAGTGGTTTCTGGAGACGTGCTCGAGTTcgaagtcgtgtttgttgaagtcatgtttgttgaagaggtgtttgttgaagtcatgtttgttgaagtggtgtttgttgaagtcgtgtttgttgaagtcgtgtttgttgaagaggtttCTAGAGACGTGCTCGAgtttgaagtggtgtttgttgaagtggtgtttgttgaagtggtgtttgttgaagaggtttCTGGAGATGTGCTCGAgtttgaagtggtgtttgttgaagtcgtgttcgttgaagtcgtgtttgttgaagaggtgtttggagacgtgctcgagtttgaagtattgtttgttgaagacgtgtttgttgaagtcgtgtttgttgaagaggtttCTAGAGACGTGCTCGAgtttgaagtggtgtttgttgaagtcgtgaTTGTTGAAGAGGTATTTGTAGACGTGCTTGGGGTTGAagaagtgtttgttgaagtcatgtttgttgaagaggtttCTGGAGACGTGCTTGAGTTTGAAGTcatgtttgttgaagtcgtgtCTTTTGACGACGTGTTTGtagaagaggtgtttgtagacgtgctcgaatttgaagacgtgtttgttgatGACGTGTTTGTTGacgacgtgtttgttgaagtcgtgtttgttgaagacgtTTCTGGAGACGTGCTCGAgtttgaagtggtgtttgttgaagtggtgtttgttgaagaggtttCTGGAGACGTGCTCGagtttgaagtcgtgtttgttgaagttgtgtttgttgaagaggtatTTGTAGACATGCTTggggttgaagacgtgtttgttgaagtcgtgtttgttgaagaggtttCTGGAGACGTGCTCGAgtttgaagtggtgtttgttgaagtcgtgtCTGTTGACGACGTGTTTGtagaagaggtgtttgtagacgtgctcgagtttgaagacgtgtttgttgacgacgtgtttgttgaagaggtttCTGAAGACGTGCTCGAGTTTGAAGTcatgtttgttgaagtcgtgtCTGTTGACGACGTGTTTGtagaagaggtgtttgtagacgtgctcgagtttgaagacgtgtttgttgacgacgtgtttgttgaagaggtgtctGGAGACGTGCTCGAgtttgaagacgtgtttgttgaagtggtgtttgttgaagaggtttCTGGAGACGTGCTCGAGTTTGAAGTcatgtttgttgaagtcgtATCTGTTGACGACGTGTTTGtagaagaggtgtttgtagacgtgctcgagtttgaagacgtgtttgttgacgacgtgtttgttgaagaggtgtctGGAGACGTGCTCGAGTTTGAAGTATTgtttgttgaagacgtgtttgttgaagtcgtgtttgttgaagaggtttCTAGAGACGTGCTCAAgtttgaagtggtgtttgttgaagtggtgtttgttgaagaggtttCTGGAGACGTGCTCGAGTTTGAAGTATTgtttgttgaagacgtgtttgttgaagtcgtgtttgttgaagaggtttCTAGAGACGTGCTCGAgtttgaagaggtgtttgttgaagaggtgtttgttgaagaggtttCTGGAGACGTGCTCGAgtttgaagtggtgtttgttgaagtcatgtttgttgaagaggtatTTGCAGACATGCTTGGGGTTGAagaagtgtttgttgaagtcatgtttgttgaagaggtttCTGGAGACGTGCTTGAgtttgaagtggtgtttgttgaagtggtgtttgttgaagaggtttCTGGAGACGTGCTCGAgtttgaagtggtgtttgttgaagtggtatTTGTTGAAGAGGTTTCTGGTGACGTGCTCGAgtttgaagtggtgtttgttgaagtggtgtttgttgaagaggtttCTAGAGACGTGCTCGAgtttgaagtggtgtttgttgaagtggtgtttgttgaagaggtatTTGCAGACATGCTTGGGGTTGAagaagtgtttgttgaagtcgtgtttgttgaagaggtttCTGGAGACGTGCTTGAGTTTGAAGTcatgtttgttgaagtcgtgtCTGTTGATGACGTGTTTGtagaagaggtgtttgtagacgtgctcgagtttgaagacgtgtttgttgacgacgtgtttgttgaagaggtgtctGGAGACGTGCTCGAgtttgaagacgtgtttgttgaagacgtgtttgttgaagtcgtgtttgttgaagtcgtgtttcTTGAAGAGGTTTCTAGAGACGTGCTCGAgtttgaagtggtgtttgttgaagtcatGTTTGTTGAAGAGTTATTTGCAGACATGCTTGGGGTTGAagaagtgtttgttgaagtcgtgtttgttgaagaggtttCTGGAGACGTGCTTGAGTTTGAAGTcatgtttgttgaagtcgtgtCTGTTGACGACGTGTTTGTAGAAGAGGTGTCTGGAGACGTGCTCGAgtttgaagacgtgtttgttgatgatgtgtttgttgacgacgtgtttgttgaagtcgtgtttgttgaagaggtttCTGGGGACGTGCTCGaggttgaagtggtgtttgttgaagtcgtgaTTGTTGAAGAGGTTTCTGGAGACGTGCTCAAGTTTGAAGTcatgtttgttgaagtcgtgtCTGTTGACGACGTGTTTGTAGAAGAGGTGTCTGGAGACGTGCTCGAgtttgaagacgtgtttgttgatGACATGTTTGTTGAAGACGTGTCTGGAGACGTGCTCGAGTTTGAATTCGTGTTGggtgaagtggtgtttgttgaagtggtgtttgttgaagtggtgtttgttgaagtgtttgttgaagaggtgtttgtcacTATTAATTGA
- the LOC128603986 gene encoding uncharacterized protein LOC128603986 has translation MVIYGFRNGSIVTNSSLEFTANGTIPTNSTVKDVLVNATSTNSSLNIIPNSINVTQTVETNTSSTSTTSNTTTTTASTTASTTASTTASTVIPPAPPNTTAIFNMIFSILETFDAALSNTSSPAFAAKATNIRNQVEPLYKKAFKNFVLMQIVKFRNGSIVTESNVYMNSSGPNVTATQVKNVLLSGLNSLNFIVDPNSINVTQILGNSMSPVIASSLSMIWMSLLSLLLSVALHFELYT, from the exons ATGGTAATTTATGGTTTCAG GAATGGTTCGATTGTGACCAATTCAAGCCTTGAATTTACTGCCAATGGCACCATCCCAACTAACTCCACAGTAAAAGACGTCCTTGTTAATGCGACTAGCACCAACTCAAGCttgaacattattccaaattcTATAAATGTCACCCAGACTGTTG AGAccaacacctcttcaacaagcACGACATCAAACACAACCACAACCACAGCTTCAACCACAGCTTCAACCACAGCTTCAACCACAGCTTCTACAGTAATACCGCCAGCTCCTCCAAATACAACTGCAATTTTCAACATGATCTTCAGCATCCTAGAAACGTTTGATGCAGCATTGTCCAATACCAGCTCTCCAGCGTTTGCAGCAAAAGCTACAAATATCCGTAATCAG GTTGAACCATTGTACAAGAAAGCCTTTAAAAACTTCGTCCTCATGCAGATTGTAAAATTCAG GAATGGTTCTATTGTGACAGAAAGCAACGTTTATATGAATTCTAGTGGCCCAAATGTTACTGCGACCCAAGTGAAAAATGTCCTTCTCAGTGGACTTAACAGCTTGAACTTTATTGTTGATCCAAACTCCATCAATGTCACCCAGATTCTTG GTAATTCCATGTCACCAGTGATTGCCAGTTCACTTTCCATGATATGGATGTCTCTTCTATCACTTCTACTTTCAGTGGCATTGCACTTCGAGCTCTACACCTGA